In the genome of Drosophila yakuba strain Tai18E2 chromosome 3R, Prin_Dyak_Tai18E2_2.1, whole genome shotgun sequence, one region contains:
- the LOC6539017 gene encoding uncharacterized protein LOC6539017 has protein sequence MWSNFEASSLEDETISNIFSSRGTFQISSEEEVNNYPDVMASVQCGKMVIGIDKSLLLLEDELVAKCSFLAFGAAIEAIAISTSGNLIVCGLSDGEVHGVFIKGLLLFSVAVNLEDVSLTGGTFRSIHQLDQRFYFTCKNGSIYSLSDIDETSLEALGNMSLNENETIACEKALLEDVTIQRLSKGKSSTNVDCAVLLKRMVAGNISAENNQDELGTQPGLVITGDHSTMNFRNAGNDVTRIDLPAQYGSLKQIFNLEHYIIALTNSGHLVDICPYTRTVHLCQTSQENKLLIEDLLVMECSEENIELLVLTKSTGEERFIKIVEYPTLVVKNEVEVPDHAWLVRQPKCAVNLYYLAAKKLNQSSIPSVVEMMLVSETDPSDRFKKLISKGRLEEAEEFGRQFELCLQPIYEAKAKRILVELCNANSQNDAFGVDDKFKNLLQLLSQVESKAFIKSHRMINLNSRHILERYLREVKKRLNFEDDEEDMLEIDEQLHRLKTLAIIDPYECNTDWQKFIYDNNLVKMVKSLFNTDMPTACLIWRRHSSSILPLLNEDELRTLLGFIPSNTKPFNVVQWLRQFIPMVSNTHPSIMPFITDWSIEMTRNLQYSPHWPDIGLEFCTKILDIFEEIQFTYSDVRRQQERNVGKLRDLVNALQDLSVLKTNYNMGFTLDNYMQDSIDATALSILQHVQLDKLQRLVKNFMYPIFQEKGRQPLDVIKQYISQLVASRQSSSTWLERAMACIELLHNEDSRLECALSVLQNAPVPWPDTLAPLIRLRTSTHPLAVKINAEYEIQVIKIMKVKYGWPADSSDINLELFMMRIVKLNLPDMLDDISALTKAAPDISTSANSNCCYQMARRGQIEMAYEFFKTLNGEKNSKNGKEVVEIIANILENSSSASFESDIKAQEHLNVLELFKLFLPHVESVYERRYLVIKHRFRLRKFGISLSCSSELIPLHRRHCLLDEAMESIIERAQATLNVSAFIASETSELCTALGLSKVFGLNRICQRIGCLPLSCALAFHVISFIDCVPANAGEFVNLALELLVQQIENARGKNQETASSLQLINESDPLSFYLAYELLTSALLHESSRRRDLVELIKYIRVAVIHYPLDAIKTHYDGKEQAVNEHICRALDGVSVAMGETTINFSSALNGSFDVKTLQVPTTTKKRYSVSMFDEVEVQPIQQLPQKKSVGGHMAIVKFLARTLLLMVIETEPNNSLLMQVRHGLSENTKEDVDSACADFFLSLEHLTKVKEHDVWYVMSQYLLDFQKQNCRKKRIINEGFITLQLRRILRNAMGNKDVNFIELFTMLVVDSEALALLEKLSVEVKTDLQRINFLTLSAMYHEYIENLDHVQVIRTKRLKLFYYLEFCQQDQRIKGKFNADMDNVEDLLKEFHNKQLDVQLLERMSKDFGFDYQKILITQILSILSAQELRFEVKRDTFGDEELVMLSSAQEMRDMCQPYINEINNVELFTSKLKHFIEGINIYFYELYMCVINILMYFDSAPKEMEIWMNILHFLRHKMITRRRNRPGQVETDMWLKSQRENGVMPKISRYRLPFKPIVEQPLKDILDSELNVDNCQSWFPLIQMYTALKGSKDSSQNCDYFCMSAVKNSISEYKSKNESESWSLHPTNNAFLQSILRLVENVNNPNKAFLILYFVSNYARDGADQVEASYECWKFVKEKGHLITDPKSRDQVAKVKRRYPIQKTQHLLYVYGLTDEKLLRQVENPTELIMALYHHELILKSSKVDINALVAEIAKLHDLCLATIQYRLLQKWLSLTVESSGDGTILEETFMEEQNWPEQANSAECSSSQDASENVNRAFYILSSWPKAEAVKFLVGLIFKGGSVNTSTQLQMYECYSKLNDGSNSFTNTISQRQFISIKCVHELKALGYKSNLEKFSDDHCNKIDILKMIWQRNAQNPLSLEVMANICLGFDIHLPQIWNGILKRMVMFHMVRELNALLDVLSCRPHLLHLDGLAQAWDYVLCHPLQNAVESRSFQQEELLHKTLLRLQGCPVVHALNLVQFAQHCIVVHRPHMAAALLSFCQSSEQRQKIKKMIHSRPVENLRQQILDLEDAGLLPVVLNFALKELNL, from the exons ATGTGGAGCAACTTCGAGGCGTCCTCCCTGGAGGATGAAACCATCTCCAACATATTCTCGTCGCGAGGCACCTTCCAAATAAGCAGTGAAGAGGAA GTAAACAATTATCCGGATGTTATGGCCTCCGTGCAGTGCGGCAAGATGGTCATTGGCATCGACAAGAGCCTTTTGCTCCTGGAGGACGAACTGGTGGCCAAGTGCAGCTTTCTGGCATTCGGGGCAGCCATTGAGGCCATTGCAATTTCCACAAGTGGCAACCTGATTGTCTGCGGCCTCAGCGATGGCGAAGTTCACGGGGTTTTCATCAAGGGTCTGCTCCTGTTCAGCGTCGCTGTCAATCTAGAGGATGTGAGCCTAACCGGCGGGACCTTCCGGAGCATCCATCAACTGGATCAGCGGTTCTACTTTACCTGCAAGAATGGAAGCATCTATAG CTTAAGCGACATTGATGAGACCAGCTTGGAGGCGTTGGGCAATATGAGCctaaatgaaaacgaaactaTAGCTTGCGAAAAGGCCCTGCTAGAGGACGTTACCATTCAACGGCTTTCCAAGGGGAAGTCCAGCACCAACGTGGACTGTGCAGTGCTGCTCAAGCGGATGGTGGCCGGCAACATCAGTGCCGAGAACAATCAGGATGAACTGGGGACGCAGCCCGGTCTAGTTATCACTGGAGATCATAGCACAATGAACTTTAGAAATGCAGGGAATGACGTGACCCGCATAGATTTGCCCGCTCAGTATGGCAGTCTTAAGCAGATCTTCAACTTGGAGCACTATAT TATCGCACTCACCAATTCCGGTCACTTGGTGGACATTTGTCCATACACTCGCACAGTTCATTTGTGTCAAACTTCCCAAGAAAATAAACTGCTCATCGAGGATCTGCTGGTTATGGAGTGCAGCGAAGAGAACATTGAGCTACTGGTGCTGACGAAGTCAACGGGCGAGGAACGCTTTATTAAAATAGTGGAGTACCCAA CGCTTGTTGTTAAAAATGAGGTAGAAGTTCCTGATCACGCATGGCTCGTGCGTCAGCCAAAGTGTGCGGTCAATCTGTATTATCTGGCCGCCAAGAAACTTAACCAGAGCAGCATACCCTCCGTTGTGGAGATGATGCTCGTTTCAGAGACCGACCCCAGTGATCGTTTTAAGAAGTTGATTTCCAAGGGGCGATTGGAGGAGGCGGAG GAATTTGGCAGGCAGTTTGAGCTGTGCCTCCAGCCCATCTATGAAGCCAAAGCGAAACGCATTCTGGTCGAGCTGTGCAACGCGAATTCCCAAAACGACGCCTTCGGGGTGGATGATAAATTCAAAAACTTGCTGCAATTGTTGTCTCAAGTGGAGAGTAAGGCATTCATAAAAAGCCATCGCATGATCAACTTAAACTCCAGACACATCCTCGAGCGCTATCTTCGCGAGGTCAAAAAGCGGTTGAATTTCGAagacgacgaggaggacatGTTGGAAATCGACGAGCAACTGCACCGTCTTAAAACTCTGGCCATAATAGATCCCTACGAATGCAACACGGATTGGCAGAAGTTTATTTACGATAACAACTTGGTCAAGATGGTCAAGTCGCTGTTCAACACAGATATGCCCACGGCCTGTCTCATTTGGCGTCGGCATTCGAGCAGCATTCTGCCGCTGCTAAACGAAGACGAGTTGCGCACGCTTTTAGGATTTATTCCGAGCAACACCAAGCCCTTCAACGTTGTCCAGTGGTTGCGTCAGTTCATTCCGATGGTCAGCAACACTCATCCCAGCATAATGCCCTTCATAACCGACTGGAGCATTGAGATGACACGGAATCTGCAGTACAGTCCACATTGGCCGGATATCGGACTGGAGTTCTGCACGAAGATACTGGACATTTTTGAGGAGATCCAGTTCACTTACTC CGATGTGCGGCGACAGCAGGAGCGCAACGTTGGAAAACTTCGGGATCTTGTCAACGCACTGCAGGATCTTTCGGTGCTTAAGACCAACTATAATATGGGCTTTACACTGGACAACTACATGCAGGACTCCATTGACGCCACTGCTTTGAGCATTTTGCAGCACGTTCAACTAGATAAGCTTCAGCGCCTGGTGAAAAACTTCATGTACCCGATCTTCCAGGAGAAGGGTCGTCAGCCACTGGACGTAATCAAGCAGTACATATCACAGTTAGTAGCCAGTCGGCAATCATCTAGTACATGGCTGGAACGGGCGATGGCTTGTATTGAGCTGCTCCACAATGAGGACAGCCGTTTGGAGTGCGCCTTGTCTGTGCTGCAAAACGCACCCGTGCCTTGGCCGGATACACTAGCTCCTCTAATCAGGCTGCGAACTTCCACTCATCCATTGGCCGTGAAGATCAATGCCGAGTATGAGATTCAGGTGATCAAGATCATGAAGGTCAAGTACGGTTGGCCGGCTGACAGCTCTGATATCAACCTGGAGCTTTTCATGATGCGCATTGTGAAGCTGAACCTTCCGGACATGCTGGACGACATCAGCGCCCTCACCAAGGCGGCGCCGGACATTTCAACGAGTGCCAACTCTAACTGCTGCTACCAAATGGCGCGCAGAGGACAAATTGAGATGGCTTATGAATTCTTCAAGACGCTGAATGGCGAGAAGAATTCGAAGAACGGAAAGGAAGTGGTTGAGATCATTGCCAACATCTTGGAGAACAGCTCCTCTGCCTCGTTTGAAAGTGATATTAAAGCGCAGGAGCATCTGAACGTTCTAGAGCTTTTCAAGTTGTTCTTGCCGCATGTTGAATCCGTTTACGAACGCCGCTACCTAGTGATCAAGCATCGTTTCCGCCTAAGGAAGTTCGGCATATCTTTGAGCTGTAGCAGCGAACTTATACCGCTGCACAGACGTCATTGCCTACTGGATGAGGCCATGGAAAGCATAATTGAGCGGGCACAGGCCACGCTGAACGTGTCCGCTTTTATAGCCAGTGAAACAAGTGAACTGTGTACGGCTCTCGGTCTTTCAAAAGTATTTGGTCTGAACCGCATTTGCCAACGGATTGGGTGCCTGCCCCTCAGCTGCGCCCTGGCTTTTCATGTAATAAGCTTCATCGACTGTGTGCCCGCCAATGCCGGTGAGTTCGTCAATCTTGCACTTGAGCTGCTGGTTCAGCAAATAGAAAACGCCAGGGGAAAGAATCAGG aAACGGCATCCTCGCTGCAGTTGATCAATGAGAGCGATCCGCTTAGCTTTTATTTAGCGTACGAGCTGCTCACATCCGCCCTTCTCCACGAGAGCAGCCGTCGTCGTGATCTTGTTGAACTCATCAAATACATACGAGTGGCCGTTATCCACTACCCGCTAGACGCCATTAAGACTCACTACGACGGCAAGGAGCAGGCCGTCAACGAGCATATTTGCCGGGCCCTCGATGGAGTTTCGGTAGCCATGGGCGAGACCACAATAAACTTCAGCAGTGCTCTTAACGGATCCTTTGATGTAAAGACTCTACAGGTTCCGACGACTACGAAGAAGCGCTACTCAGTATCCATGTTTGATGAGGTAGAAGTGCAGCCTATTCAACAACTGCCTCAGAAG AAGAGCGTGGGGGGTCACATGGCAATAGTGAAGTTTCTGGCTCGCACTCTGCTGCTCATGGTAATAGAAACGGAGCCAAACAACTCATTGTTGATGCAGGTTCGCCATGGACTGTCGGAGAACACAAAGGAGGATGTCGACAGTGCATGCGCTGACTTCTTTCTGTCACTGGAACACTTGACGAAGGTGAAGGAGCACGACGTTTGGTACGTTATGTCGCAGTATCTGCTGGACTTCCAGAAGCAAAACTGCCGGAAGAAGCGGATTATCAACGAGGGCTTCATTACGCTCCAGCTGCGCCGCATACTGCGAAATGCAATGGGAAACAAGGATGTGAACTTCATAGAGCTTTTCACCATGTTGGTGGTGGACAGCGAGGCACTAGCGCTACTGGAAAAGCTCTCCGTTGAAGTGAAAACCGATCTGCAAAGAATCAACTTCCTGACACTATCCGCTATGTACCACGAGTATATCGAAAACTTGGACCATGTGCAAGTAATACGCACCAA GAGATTGAAACTCTTCTATTACTTGGAGTTCTGCCAGCAGGATCAAAGAATAAAGGGCAAGTTCAATGCTGACATGGACAACGTAGAGGACCTGCTGAAGGAATTTCACAATAAACAACTTGACGTTCAGCTTTTGGAACGCATGAGCAAGGACTTTGGGTTCGACTATCAGAAGATTCTCATTACCCAGATATTAAGCATTCTGAGTGCCCAGGAGCTGCGCTTCGAGGTGAAGAGGGATACCTTCGGGGACGAGGAACTGGTTATGCTAAGCAGTGCCCAGGAAATGCGCGATATGTGCCAACCGTACATTAATGAAATCAATAACGTCGAGCTCTTTACTTCCAAATTAAAGCACTTCATTGAAGGC ATCAACATTTATTTCTACGAGTTGTACATGTGTGTGATCAACATCCTCATGTACTTCGATTCGGCTcccaaggaaatggaaatttggATGAACATTTTGCACTTCCTGAGGCACAAGATGATCACCCGAAGACGTAATCGGCCAGGTCAAGTGGAGACCGACATGTGGCTCAAATCACAAAGGGAAAATGGCGTTATGCCGAAGATATCACGATATCGCCTGCCTTTCAAGCCCATCGTAGAGCAACCTCTTAAGGATATTCTGG ACAGCGAACTAAACGTGGACAACTGCCAAAGCTGGTTTCCACTGATTCAGATGTACACGGCTTTAAAGGGTTCGAAGGATAGTTCCCAGAACTGCGACTATTTCTGCATGTCGGCAGTAAAGAACTCGATATCGGAGTACAAGTCGAAAAATGAATCGGAATCCTGGAGTCTTCATCCCACGAATAATGCTTTCCTGCAATCAATACTACGGCTGGTCGAGAACGTGAACAACCCAAACAAGGCATTTCTTATACTGTACTTCGTGTCCAACTATGCTCGTGATGGAGCCGATCAGGTGGAAGCTTCCTACGAGTGCTGGAAGTTTGTCAAGGAGAAGGGCCACCTGATTACTGATCCAAAGAGTCGCGATCAGGTTGCCAAGGTGAAGCGGCGGTATCCCATACAGAAGACCCAGCACCTGCTGTATGTCTATGGCCTGACCGATGAAAAGCTGCTGCGCCAGGTTGAAAATCCCACCGAGCTAATTATGGCGCTCTACCACCACGAGCTGATCCTGAAGTCCAGCAAAGTAGACATTAACGCCCTGGTCGCGGAGATAGCCAAGCTACATGACCTCTGCTTAGCCACCATACAGTACCGCCTGCTTCAGAAGTGGCTCTCACTGACTGTGGAGTCGTCGGGTGACGGTACCATTTTGGAGGAGACTTTCATGGAGGAGCAGAACTGGCCGGAGCAGGCCAACAGCGCGGAATGCTCGAGCAGCCAGGACGCCAGCGAGAATGTGAATAGAGCGTTCTACATACTTTCCAGTTGGCCAAAGGCGGAGGCTGTCAAGTTCCTTGTGGGTCTGATCTTCAAGGGCGG CTCGGTAAACACCTCCACGCAGCTGCAAATGTACGAGTGCTATTCCAAGCTAAACGATGGCAGCAACTCGTTCACCAACACGATCAGCCAACGCCAGTTCATCAGCATCAAGTGTGTGCACGAGCTCAAGGCTCTGGGCTACAAGTCAAACCTGGAGAAGTTCTCCGACGACCATTGCAACAAGATTGACATTCTGAAGATGATCTGGCAGCGTAATGCGCAGAATCCTCTTTCGCTGGAGGTGATGGCCAACATTTGCCTTGGCTTTGATATACACCTGCCGCAAATCTGGAACGGCATTCTGAAGCGCATGGTCATGTTTCATATGGTGCGCGAGTTGAACGCCTTGTTGGATGTACTCAGCTGCCGGCCGCATCTGCTTCACCTGGATGGACTCGCCCAGGCCTGGGACTATGTGCTCTGCCATCCTCTGCAGAACGCCGTCGAGTCACGCTCCTTTCAGCAGGAAGAGCTGCTCCACAAGACGCTGCTGCGCCTGCAGGGTTGTCCGGTGGTACACGCCCTTAATCTGGTGCAGTTCGCCCAGCACTGCATCGTCGTCCATCGACCCCACATGGCCGCCGCTCTACTTAGCTTCTGCCAGAGCTCCGAGCAAAGGCAGAAGATCAAAAAG ATGATACATTCCCGTCCGGTAGAGAACCTTCGACAACAGATCCTGGATCTGGAGGATGCTGGTCTTTTGCCGGTGGTTCTGAACTTTGCGCTCAAGGAATTGAACCTGTAA
- the LOC6539018 gene encoding acyl-coenzyme A thioesterase 9, mitochondrial encodes MLRSLMGAQKCWGLIRTRNLMELATKQTPASFAMSKRHYSPPTHIKQSAAANDSGTMAEIKQEMMKRLGLEPGYNPIPKSREQLLKYQPKLEDLPPRAMQDSFTTAIIPLSTDRTLQDKYVTYLGNVRLGRLLEDMDLFAAWCCHKHLVLPNLPEGVHLPYTFVTILVDRIDFTNVLASGTQDIRLSGHVSWVGTSSIEVVVWLEQMVDGRYQKLTRALFLMAARNATNTGASPVNPIQPANEEEKVILAGGADRKKKRQILCAQSIFKVEPNDPEQTLMYELYKRTTPTHTLELNKRILPPNCRWMEDSFQMSTIPSFPEHRNHHNRVFGGFLMRSALEISWAAAYLYCKTRPKLEHISDISFEKPVSVNSFIKMTAYVVYTKENYVQIMTVADVLDTETGSQVTTNTFYYTFSSPDTVTEVLPRSYHETMWYIQGRRKFEASMSPV; translated from the exons ATGCTGCGTTCTTTGATGGGAGCACAAAAGTGCTGGGGCCTCATCCGCACCAGGAACTTGATGGAACTAGCCACCAAACAAACACCAGCATCGTTTGCAATGTCCAA GCGTCATTACTCACCGCCCACTCACATCAAGCAATCAGCGGCCGCCAATGATTCCGGAACCATGGCGGAAA TCAAGCAGGAGATGATGAAACGATTGGGGCTGGAGCCCGGTTACAATCCTATACCCAAGTCCAGGGAGCAGCTGCTCAAGTACCAACCGAAGCTGGAGGACCTGCCCCCAAGAGCCATGCAGGATTCCTTTACCACGGCCATCATTCCCCTAAGCACGGACCGCACTTTGCAGGACAAATATGTGACCTATCTGGGCAATGTGCGACTAGGCCGACTGCTGGAGGACATGGACTTGTTTGCGG CTTGGTGCTGCCATAAGCACCTGGTGCTGCCCAATCTGCCGGAGGGAGTTCATCTGCCGTACACATTTGTGACCATCCTGGTGGACCGCATCGATTTCACCAATGTGTTGGCTTCAGGAACCCAAGATATCCGCTTGTCTGGGCACGTTTCTTGGGTGGGAACCAGTTCTATTGAGGTGGTGGTGTGGCTGGAGCAGATGGTTGACGGAAGGTACCAGAAGTTAACCCGTGCCTTGTTCCTAATGGCAGCAAGAAATGCCACCAATACGGGAGCGTCTCCCGTGAACCCCATACAGCCGGCGAATGAGGAGGAGAAAGTTATCCTGGCTGGCGGCGCAGACAGAAAGAAGAAACGTCAGATTCTCTGTGCCCAGTCCATCTTCAAGGTGGAACCCAATGATCCGGAGCAGACACTTATGTACGAGCTGTACAAAAGGACCACTCCCACCCACACTTTGGAGCTGAACAAGCGCATCCTGCCGCCAAACTGTCGCTGGATGGAGGACTCTTTTCAGATGAGCACCATTCCTTCATTTCCCGAGCACAGGAATCACCACAACCGGGTCTTTGGAGGCTTCCTCATGCGCAGTGCCTTGGAGATAAGCTGGGCTGCCGCTTACCTCTACTGCAAAACGCGACCCAAACTGGAGCACATCTCGGACATTAGTTTCGAGAAGCCCGTCAGCGTGAATAGCTTCATCAAGATGACCGCATATGTGGTGTACACCAAGGAAAACTACGTGCAGATCATGACCGTTGCGGATGTGCTGGACACGGAAACGGGAAGCCAGGTGACCACTAACACGTTCTACTACACCTTCTCGTCTCCGGACACGGTGACCGAAGTGCTGCCCCGCTCCTACCATGAAACTATGTGGTACATCCAAGGTCGTCGCAAGTTTGAGGCCAGCATGAGTCCAGTGTAG
- the LOC6539019 gene encoding acyl-coenzyme A thioesterase 9, mitochondrial isoform X1 yields MSPGLKFIDFSIMPVLLGAGSCRRFLKTRMLRKMTIKHYSSNRRSNSPDNQYSTIAEIKEKMMKSFGLEPGYTTEPKSREELLKYQPKFEDLPARSMQDSFSSAIIPLSTDAVLQDKYINFRGFARLGRLLEDMDLFAAWCCHRHLKVPNLPEGVPLPYSIVTVLVDRIDFTSVSPNGTQDIRLSGHVSWVGSSSMEVVVWLEQVVNEEYQKITRALFLMAARNATNTAAAPVNPIQPANEEEKVILAGGADRKKQRQILSAQSVFKVEPNAEEQSLIYQLYKRTTPVEQTGQQRLLPPNCIWMHDSFQMSTIPSFPEHRNQNNTVFGGFLMRSALEISWATAFLYCKARPQLEHISDISFQKPVSVNSFIKMTAYVVYTKENYLQIMTVAEVLDAYTGSRVTTNAFHYTFSAPDPVTEVLPRSYHDTMWYINGRRKFKASRG; encoded by the exons ATGAGCCCTGGTCTTAAGTTTATTGACTTCAGTATTATGCCTGTTTTGCTCGGAGCCGGTAGCTGCCGGAGATTTCTAAAGACCAGGATGCTCAGGAAGATGACAATCAAACATTACAG TTCTAATAGGCGCAGCAACTCTCCGGACAATCAATACTCCACCATTGCGGAGA TCAAGGAGAAGATGATGAAGAGCTTCGGCCTAGAGCCTGGGTACACCACGGAGCCGAAGTCCAGGGAGGAACTACTCAAGTACCAACCCAAGTTCGAGGACTTGCCTGCACGTTCCATGCAGGACTCCTTTTCCTCGGCCATCATTCCTTTGAGCACGGATGCAGTGCTGCAGGACAAGTACATTAATTTCAGAGGCTTTGCGCGTCTCGGCAGGCTCCTGGAGGACATGGACCTTTTTGCCG CTTGGTGCTGTCACAGGCACCTGAAAGTGCCCAATCTGCCGGAGGGAGTCCCCTTACCGTACTCCATCGTGACGGTCCTGGTGGACCGAATTGACTTCACTAGTGTCTCACCCAATGGCACCCAAGACATCCGCCTATCTGGCCACGTCTCCTGGGTGGGAAGCAGTTCCATGGAGGTGGTGGTATGGCTGGAGCAGGTTGTCAATGAAGAGTATCAGAAAATCACGCGAGCTCTGTTTCTAATGGCGGCAAGAAATGCCACCAACACAGCTGCGGCTCCAGTGAATCCCATACAGCCTGCCAATGAGGAGGAGAAGGTCATCCTAGCCGGCGGAGCCGATAGAAAAAAACAACGACAGATACTCAGCGCACAGTCTGTCTTCAAGGTGGAACCCAACGCCGAGGAGCAGTCTCTTATATACCAGCTCTACAAACGGACTACTCCCGTCGAGCAGACGGGTCAGCAGCGCCTCCTGCCTCCCAACTGCATTTGGATGCACGACTCCTTCCAGATGAGCACTATTCCCTCCTTTCCGGAGCACAGGAATCAAAACAACACTGTATTTGGGGGATTCCTCATGCGCAGTGCTCTGGAGATTAGCTGGGCAACGGCCTTCCTCTACTGCAAGGCCCGACCCCAACTGGAGCACATATCGGACATCAGCTTCCAAAAGCCCGTCAGCGTGAATAGCTTCATCAAGATGACCGCGTACGTGGTGTACACCAAGGAGAACTACCTGCAGATCATGACCGTTGCCGAAGTCCTGGACGCATACACGGGCAGCCGCGTGACCACCAACGCCTTCCACTACACCTTCTCCGCTCCGGATCCGGTTACTGAAGTGCTGCCCCGCTCCTACCACGACACCATGTGGTACATCAATGGGCGCCGCAAGTTCAAGGCCAGCAGGGGTTGA
- the LOC6539019 gene encoding acyl-coenzyme A thioesterase 9, mitochondrial isoform X2, producing the protein MMKSFGLEPGYTTEPKSREELLKYQPKFEDLPARSMQDSFSSAIIPLSTDAVLQDKYINFRGFARLGRLLEDMDLFAAWCCHRHLKVPNLPEGVPLPYSIVTVLVDRIDFTSVSPNGTQDIRLSGHVSWVGSSSMEVVVWLEQVVNEEYQKITRALFLMAARNATNTAAAPVNPIQPANEEEKVILAGGADRKKQRQILSAQSVFKVEPNAEEQSLIYQLYKRTTPVEQTGQQRLLPPNCIWMHDSFQMSTIPSFPEHRNQNNTVFGGFLMRSALEISWATAFLYCKARPQLEHISDISFQKPVSVNSFIKMTAYVVYTKENYLQIMTVAEVLDAYTGSRVTTNAFHYTFSAPDPVTEVLPRSYHDTMWYINGRRKFKASRG; encoded by the exons ATGATGAAGAGCTTCGGCCTAGAGCCTGGGTACACCACGGAGCCGAAGTCCAGGGAGGAACTACTCAAGTACCAACCCAAGTTCGAGGACTTGCCTGCACGTTCCATGCAGGACTCCTTTTCCTCGGCCATCATTCCTTTGAGCACGGATGCAGTGCTGCAGGACAAGTACATTAATTTCAGAGGCTTTGCGCGTCTCGGCAGGCTCCTGGAGGACATGGACCTTTTTGCCG CTTGGTGCTGTCACAGGCACCTGAAAGTGCCCAATCTGCCGGAGGGAGTCCCCTTACCGTACTCCATCGTGACGGTCCTGGTGGACCGAATTGACTTCACTAGTGTCTCACCCAATGGCACCCAAGACATCCGCCTATCTGGCCACGTCTCCTGGGTGGGAAGCAGTTCCATGGAGGTGGTGGTATGGCTGGAGCAGGTTGTCAATGAAGAGTATCAGAAAATCACGCGAGCTCTGTTTCTAATGGCGGCAAGAAATGCCACCAACACAGCTGCGGCTCCAGTGAATCCCATACAGCCTGCCAATGAGGAGGAGAAGGTCATCCTAGCCGGCGGAGCCGATAGAAAAAAACAACGACAGATACTCAGCGCACAGTCTGTCTTCAAGGTGGAACCCAACGCCGAGGAGCAGTCTCTTATATACCAGCTCTACAAACGGACTACTCCCGTCGAGCAGACGGGTCAGCAGCGCCTCCTGCCTCCCAACTGCATTTGGATGCACGACTCCTTCCAGATGAGCACTATTCCCTCCTTTCCGGAGCACAGGAATCAAAACAACACTGTATTTGGGGGATTCCTCATGCGCAGTGCTCTGGAGATTAGCTGGGCAACGGCCTTCCTCTACTGCAAGGCCCGACCCCAACTGGAGCACATATCGGACATCAGCTTCCAAAAGCCCGTCAGCGTGAATAGCTTCATCAAGATGACCGCGTACGTGGTGTACACCAAGGAGAACTACCTGCAGATCATGACCGTTGCCGAAGTCCTGGACGCATACACGGGCAGCCGCGTGACCACCAACGCCTTCCACTACACCTTCTCCGCTCCGGATCCGGTTACTGAAGTGCTGCCCCGCTCCTACCACGACACCATGTGGTACATCAATGGGCGCCGCAAGTTCAAGGCCAGCAGGGGTTGA